From a single Porites lutea chromosome 10, jaPorLute2.1, whole genome shotgun sequence genomic region:
- the LOC140950836 gene encoding uncharacterized protein, which translates to MRIKELTEQNLRLKDKVVEARESSKKLQEDLLKSQQRCSEIEKCNDGNEVMRDIIIKKLQGEKEELDKEMHVLKKHLDHFNLNGGQNDADFVELNKELIQTKQDLQDCQEMVKSLQRENESLKRDLLAAAKKLETIQAEYGSEEVTGSGSENNSLLYKIDSIKDQLRMYRDNCFGLENEVDIYREKLDLCNVELGAKKDQIHDIERSIDAAQRDKTRLERELRETQIKLESSDEKLNNLLSENQHYKERIRELESKTGENSKEIAFQRDANQESSPEEDNKQLEYLEAELSEMSHRLSESEAESCRHKSQVQELNVQLKQLMDKIAELESCAPIKPYDGGLDSNALLQQAKRQAQETRFALQRKEKENNDLELKLKETREEMHKMEIQTNLGETQRASLEKKLSEEREKCSKMQDECTGLQQSISKQKKEEDDYKRQLADRDVIIAEQKVVAANMELKYQELSEKHTAVLEVQDQYEQEIQEYKDDLLQTQKDMADMQVDSKVAESEKQEFKQQVDIANKTISDLQSKLEAADQDMKEKEHEISSTKERLIRMEEELDEASEIKKNLELQLHESNLNIKRKIEEESSVQSQMEELQKTCECLRQQVEEKELLVENLKDQISSLETDLDTVKTELSYKESLNETNSDELKRVNLKLKSNEEEISRLTKACENISKEKESLDIDLSVARTKIDTMESNLKENEAKESNLVKTLQEERNKFVYKEADVASYRSKITALELECEGHVKGKKELCQKVHDLEEKKAALKNQLDETLTSREHEFRRRIELEEKMLEMQQDLNEAIKTKSQGEEELQDFCSKLAKYEGQIETLQRQNEELKEKAIEANIELAKNGEELMKLEIVATEHQKMYESAQANLAQKDKNCEDMQNTIKTLQIELNNVKNDLTTSKLSHEFALDENSRLTRKIQEQETKLGLFENEISDASEENRKVNVELSSQNTKFKNLQIQLGTATREKERYKDDLQSVEKKLQKLQEDLLVAHNLVREKERIVDSYRAEIAEKDGQIEQIKSSKESLEGKNLALKKELQTITFYHDSTESKLKSSQDEINSLKSKLSQYETTLEALVKERDDREIRREDSTHEQHLKLMLEQSKERQAVLEKEISSSKTKICKLEHDIKMSRQDCLDTQFELSKSQRQLEDLKVTSDQCDKERKNLREEVLEVNRKLSELELKYEDERRDNKVVQSQLQDTTVRADANRNEILKLSKQCVEQKIHLEATKKEIEQKNNQIQELKADKEHLEKKSTELRSSLTSAIGECEKLRGGHQQLQDEIIAQQKNISNLKDRLQKATKTQQTTKEELEMKISEIEKLNEEVSQANSERNELKSKEKKLENIVQKQSEELADVENHMTELQDELLQEKNELENKENKITNLKAYNASIQKELDRNKDELNKLKVELQSAQENTMIEVVNYTPLQSALIDDDEPEDSEEDSDLLTMKENLTKAEENLQKSIENERSLQDQLEDLKATNNQQQNTLDILSERENVLMARCEDSEREVGELKSQSMKSKEDLNMSKSQLETMEKKLDKMVAQNSGLEAAKCRLEEELKLERGKVRRAEDELLQAQCELQELQTKWDHNTREAEDNESVLDSVQSEKKYLEKDIQALRDELSSAHALMNTTLKKNRELDGENFELKKTLAEYETREEGFEAEQIELNSMVAQHQKRIEELELYAQEEQKENSALKQELENERQKLADVEDYYDNLQKSLSQQKEGENDHKKVLSEKDARIRLLENKKEILEDDLKKEYIKGKEEQEKFEQERHKLEQIIEEKENLKSELENSVKKTKERNKKLQTDLSQLKASANEQKNLLQDAQKEIKKLNGDLISQRPVIDSLQAKNKTLDGEKQKLKDELGKLKRNCSEQKIELEALKHENERLQNKLSESQKHFHLPVKKSEMPQTKAEPNDLLSRKEISELENAYQNILLQNEEAERENKSLQEENEDLEKELLKVLTAKDLLEKEIALKEDKIRELQDLLFKTEYSAQLDRNELDETTKAKNEMESELDSAHETIQGLEECNATFEETIEHLQNKVANLEETNSQLENALKKNQQKLSSQEKELLEMQKKVSDLENKRQSHANSNEDLLRDLQSSKNKIASLEEELCTSARNQAESNLKVKETKEQNAMLRKELQQLKIQLGEEKHEHDMEKKEMREKDEAIKRMQKENRQLVNEISEMSAEVNAKEADVLALMSTQEDTEDELEVLRRQIPELESSWLEEKGEKEKLKLEMSTLQKLYNDLKIAYDNLQDEINSSQEQFEEKDSIHSTELQKLNMEKEQLKKELQLLSKRIEMLKENNEKTQKEKKELEQKLRTTQQRLLVLEVDEKTIDTIKALQEEVEEGKQKLRDLNEMYEAIRVERDNLRSDKIKPKSPRTFTKSETKPRAANILNTPKSNIQHAASPKKEVFDAQTRAVPLEDKLRVARERLEGLKTSPPKNKGIDEVPLQENEGWKAFSPCSASNEHRESNDTDGASEVISDEKVIQGK; encoded by the coding sequence ATGCGCATTAAAGAGCTGACTGAACAAAATCTGAGATTGAAGGATAAAGTAGTAGAGGCCCGAGAAAGCAGCAAAAAACTTCAAGAAGACTTACTTAAGAGTCAACAAAGATGTTCGGAAATCGAAAAATGCAATGATGGAAATGAAGTGATGAGAGACATCATCATAAAAAAGCTTCAAGGAGAAAAAGAGGAGCTAGACAAAGAAATGCATGTTTTGAAAAAGCACCTGgatcattttaatttgaatggTGGACAAAATGATGCAGATTTCGTAGAACTGAACAAGGAACTGATACAAACCAAGCAAGATCTTCAAGACTGTCAGGAAATGGTGAAGTCTTTACAGAGAGAGAATGAGTCATTAAAACGTGATTTGTTAGCAGCTGCAAAAAAGTTGGAGACGATTCAAGCAGAGTACGGATCAGAAGAAGTGACAGGAAGTGGGTcagaaaataattctttattgtATAAAATAGACAGCATCAAGGATCAACTGCGAATGTACCGCGACAACTGTTTTGGATTAGAAAACGAAGTTGACATTTATAGGGAAAAGTTGGATTTATGCAACGTGGAACTCGGGGCAAAGAAAGACCAAATTCATGACATCGAGAGGAGTATTGATGCTGCACAAAGAGATAAAACGAGACTAGAACGTGAGTTACGGGAGACCCAAATAAAACTGGAAAGCTCAGATGAAAAACTAAACAACTTATTATCCGAAAATCAGCATTACAAGGAGAGGATTAGAGAGCTAGAGTCAAAGACCGGCGAAAATAGCAAGGAGATCGCCTTCCAGAGAGACGCCAATCAAGAATCGTCGCCTGAAGAAGACAATAAGCAACTTGAATACTTAGAGGCCGAGTTATCGGAGATGAGTCACCGACTGTCTGAAAGTGAGGCAGAAAGCTGTCGCCATAAATCACAGGTTCAAGAATTGAACGTGCAGCTGAAGCAGTTGATGGACAAAATCGCAGAACTAGAGTCATGCGCCCCAATCAAACCCTATGATGGAGGGTTAGACTCCAATGCACTACTCCAGCAAGCCAAGAGACAAGCGCAAGAAACACGCTTCGCGTTGCAGAGgaaagagaaggaaaataacGATCTCGAGTTGAAGTTGAAGGAAACGCGAgaagaaatgcacaaaatggAAATCCAAACTAACCTTGGCGAAACACAGAGAGCTTCGCTAGAGAAAAAGCTGTcagaggaaagagaaaaatgctCAAAAATGCAAGATGAATGCACTGGCCTTCAGCAAAGTATTtcgaaacagaaaaaagaagaagatgatTATAAACGTCAGCTTGCTGACAGGGACGTGATTATTGCTGAGCAGAAGGTCGTAGCTGCTAACATGGAGTTAAAATATCAAGAACTTAGCGAGAAGCACACTGCGGTTCTTGAAGTGCAAGACCAATATGAACAGGAGATACAGGAGTACAAAGACGACCTGCTGCAGACTCAAAAAGACATGGCGGATATGCAAGTTGATTCCAAAGTCGCGGAGAGTGAAAAGCAAGAGTTCAAACAACAAGTTGATATTGCTAACAAAACCATTTCTGACCTACAGTCGAAGCTTGAAGCCGCGGATCAAGACATGAAGGAAAAAGAACACGAGATTTCATCGACGAAGGAAAGATTGATAAGAATGGAGGAAGAATTGGATGAAGCttctgagataaaaaaaaatctggagcTCCAGCTTCATGAAAGTAACTTGAATATCAAGAGGAAGATCGAGGAGGAAAGCAGCGTGCAGAGCCAGATGGAGGAACTGCAGAAAACATGCGAATGTCTTCGTCAACAGgtggaagaaaaagaacttcTTGTTGAAAATCTCAAGGACCAGATCAGTTCTCTAGAAACAGACTTGGATACAGTTAAAACTGAGCTTTCATACAAGGAGTCTTTGAATGAGACAAACTCCGACGAGCTTAAAAGGGTAAACTTGAAACTCAAAAGCAACGAGGAGGAAATCAGTCGCCTTACAAAAGCGTGTGAAAACatctcaaaagaaaaagaatcccttGACATTGACTTGTCCGTGGCAAGGACGAAAATAGACACAATGGAATCTAACTTAAAGGAAAATGAAGCGAAGGAGAGTAATCTGGTAAAAACTCTGCAAGAAGAACGCAATAAGTTTGTTTACAAGGAGGCAGATGTTGCTTCCTATCGCTCCAAAATTACTGCATTGGAGCTGGAGTGTGAGGGACACgtcaaaggaaaaaaggaactttGCCAAAAAGTTCATGATCTAGAGGAGAAAAAAGCAGCATTGAAAAACCAGCTGGATGAAACCTTGACGTCTCGGGAACATGAATTTCGACGACGAATCgaacttgaagaaaaaatgttgGAAATGCAGCAAGATCTCAATGAAGCTATCAAGACCAAGTCACAGGGAGAAGAAGAGCTTCAGGATTTTTGCAGTAAGCTGGCGAAGTACGAGGGACAAATCGAAACACTTCAAAGGCAAAACGAAGAGCTTAAAGAAAAAGCTATTGAAGCCAACATTGAACTTGCTAAAAACGGTGAAGAGCTAATGAAACTAGAAATTGTAGCGACAGAACATCAGAAAATGTATGAGTCTGCGCAGGCTAACTTGgcgcaaaaagacaaaaactgcGAGGATATGCAAAACACGATCAAAACTTTACAAATCGAGTTGAATAACGTCAAAAATGATCTGACCACGAGTAAACTTTCTCACGAGTTTGCCCTGGACGAAAATAGCAGGCTCACTAGAAAGATACAAGAGCAAGAGACGAAATTAGGgctctttgaaaatgagatttCCGATGCAAGCGAAGAAAATAGGAAAGTGAATGTCGAGCTGAGTTCTCAGaatacaaagtttaaaaaccTGCAAATCCAGTTAGGAACAGCCACAAGGGAAAAAGAGCGTTATAAAGACGATTTACAATCTGTAGAAAAGAAATTACAGAAACTTCAAGAGGACCTTCTGGTGGCTCATAATCTTGTACGAGAGAAAGAGCGAATCGTTGACAGCTACAGGGCTGAAATTGCTGAAAAAGACGGACAGATTGAACAAATAAAAAGCTCCAAAGAGTCCTTGGAAGGGAAAAACCTAGCATTAAAGAAGGAATTACAAACCATTACATTCTACCATGACTCCACGGAGTCAAAGCTGAAGTCGTCTCAAGATGAAATTAATTCCTTGAAAAGTAAGCTGAGTCAATATGAGACAACGTTAGAAGCCCTTGTTAAGGAGAGGGATGACAGAGAAATAAGAAGAGAAGATTCCACCCATGAACAACACTTGAAGCTCATGTTAGAACAAAGTAAAGAACGACAGGCAGTCCTTGAGAAGGAAATTTCAAGCAGCAAAACGAAAATCTGTAAACTTGAGCATGATATCAAAATGTCTCGTCAAGATTGCCTCGACACTCAGTTCGAACTTTCTAAATCACAAAGACAACTCGAAGACTTGAAGGTCACCTCTGATCAGTGTGATAAGGAGAGGAAAAACCTGCGAGAAGAAGTGTTGGAAGTTAACCGAAAATTATCGGAACTGGAACTGAAATACGAGGACGAGCGGAGAGATAATAAAGTGGTTCAAAGCCAATTACAAGACACAACAGTCAGGGCGGATGCCAATAGAAACGAGATACTAAAGCTCAGCAAACAGTGCGTGGAACAAAAGATTCATTTAGAGGCAACAAAGAAAGAGATCGAGCAAAAAAATAATCAGATACAAGAACTTAAGGCGGACAAAGAACACTTGGAGAAAAAGTCCACAGAACTTAGAAGCAGCCTTACAAGTGCTATTGGTGAGTGTGAGAAGCTTAGAGGGGGACACCAACAACTTCAAGATGAGATTATTGCCCAACAGAAGAACATTTCTAATCTGAAAGACCGATTGCAGAAGGCAACAAAAACACAGCAAACGACTAAAGAGGAACTTGAAATGAAGATATCAGAGATAGAGAAATTGAATGAGGAAGTGTCACAAGCAAATAGCGAGAGAAACGAattgaaaagcaaagaaaaaaaattggaaaatattgtaCAGAAGCAAAGTGAAGAACTGGCCGATGTTGAGAACCACATGACTGAACTTCAAGATGAATTGCTACAGGAAAAGAATGAgttagaaaacaaagaaaataagatCACAAACTTGAAAGCTTATAATGCTTCTATACAGAAAGAACTAGATCGAAATAAAGATGAGCTCAACAAGTTGAAAGTAGAACTACAGTCAGCTCAAGAAAATACTATGATCGAAGTCGTGAATTACACTCCGCTTCAAAGTGCTTTGATCGATGACGATGAACCTGAAGATTCAGAAGAGGATTCTGACTTATTAACAATGAAAGAAAATCTCACGAAAGCAGAAGAAAACCTTCAGAAGAGCATTGAAAACGAGCGCAGCTTACAAGATCAGTTAGAAGACTTAAAAGCCACAAATAACCAACAGCAAAACACTTTAGACATCTTATCAGAAAGGGAAAATGTCTTAATGGCACGATGCGAAGACTCCGAGAGAGAAGTCGGTGAGCTTAAAAGCCAGTCGATGAAATCTAAGGAAGACTTGAATATGTCAAAAAGCCAACTAGAGACCATGGAgaaaaaattggacaaaatgGTAGCCCAAAATTCCGGTCTGGAAGCAGCAAAATGCCGCCTAGAAGAGGAGTTAAAACTTGAGCGTGGAAAGGTTAGGAGAGCTGAGGATGAACTACTCCAGGCGCAATGTGAATTACAAGAGCTACAAACAAAATGGGACCACAATACAAGAGAAGCAGAGGATAATGAAAGTGTTTTAGACTCAGTTCAATCTGAGAAAAAATACCTAGAAAAAGACATCCAGGCCCTCCGAGATGAACTGTCTTCAGCGCATGCGCTCATGAACACAACATTGAAGAAGAACAGGGAACTCGACGGAGAAAACTTCGAATTGAAGAAAACTTTAGCCGAGTACGAAACAAGAGAGGAAGGATTTGAAGCGGAACAAATTGAGCTCAACAGTATGGTAGCACAGCATCAGAAAAGGATTGAAGAGTTGGAGCTTTATGCCCAAGAGGAGCAGAAGGAAAATTCTGCCTTAAAACAAGAATTGGAGAATGAGCGTCAGAAACTAGCAGATGTTGAAGATTATTATGACAACCTTCAGAAGTCTCTCTCGCAACAGAAAGAAGGAGAGAATGATCACAAGAAAGTTTTGTCTGAAAAGGATGCGCGTATTCGACTGttggaaaacaagaaagaaattttggaagatgatttaaagaaagaatacatcaaaggtaaagaagaacaagaaaagtTTGAACAGGAAAGGCATAAGCTGGAGCAGATCATcgaagaaaaggaaaacctGAAAAGTGAGCTTGAAAACAGTgttaagaaaacaaaggaacgAAATAAAAAGTTACAGACAGATCTATCGCAACTTAAAGCAAGcgcaaatgaacaaaaaaatcttCTACAGGACGCTCAAAAAGAGATCAAGAAACTCAACGGCGATTTGATCTCACAACGTCCAGTTATTGATAGCCTCCAAGCCAAAAACAAGACATTGGAtggagaaaaacaaaagcttAAAGATGAACTTGgcaaattgaaaagaaattgttcGGAGCAAAAGATTGAGCTGGAGGCTTTAAAGCATGAAAATGAAAGATTGCAAAACAAGTTAAGCGAATCTCAAAAGCACTTTCATTTACCGGTGAAGAAGTCAGAGATGCCTCAAACAAAAGCCGAACCAAATGATCTGCTTAGCCGTAAAGAAATCAGTGAGCTGGAAAACGCTTATCAGAATATTCTACTTCAAAATGAAGAAGCAGAAAGAGAGAACAAAAGTTTACAAGAAGAGAATGAAGACCTAGAGAAAGAATTGTTAAAAGTACTCACCGCGAAAGATTTGTTGGAAAAAGAGATTGCTTTGAAAGAGGACAAGATAAGGGAACTTCAAGACTTGTTATTTAAAACAGAGTACTCTGCGCAACTGGACCGGAACGAGTTAGATGAAACGACTAAAGCCAAAAACGAAATGGAATCGGAACTTGATTCCGCCCACGAGACAATTCAGGGTCTAGAGGAATGTAATGCCACTTTTGAAGAGACGATTGAGCATTTGCAGAATAAAGTAGCGAACTTGGAAGAAACTAATTCGCAATTAGAAAACGCCCTGaagaaaaatcaacaaaagCTGAGCTCTCAAGAAAAAGAACTTCTGGAAATGCAGAAGAAGGTTTCTGATTTAGAGAACAAGAGACAATCACATGCTAATAGCAACGAAGATCTTCTAAGGGATTTACAATCAAGCAAAAATAAGATCGCATCTCTAGAGGAAGAGCTTTGTACGTCTGCAAGGAATCAAGCAGAATCAAACTTGAAAGTTAAGGAAACAAAAGAGCAAAACGCCATGCTGAGAAAAGAATTGCAGCAGTTGAAGATTCAACTAGGAGAGGAAAAACACGAACATGacatggaaaaaaaagaaatgcgagAAAAAGATGAAGCTATTAAAAGAATGCAGAAGGAAAATCGCCAACTTGTAAACGAAATTTCAGAGATGTCCGCAGAAGTGAACGCAAAGGAAGCTGATGTCTTAGCTCTGATGAGCACACAGGAAGACACAGAAGACGAGCTTGAAGTATTGAGAAGGCAGATCCCAGAACTCGAGTCAAGTTGGCTGGAGGAAAAAGGTGAGAAAGAGAAACTCAAGTTAGAAATGTCTACCCTACAAAAACTTTACAACGATTTAAAGATTGCCTACGATAATCTTCAGGACGAAATTAATAGTTCTCAAGAGCAGTTTGAAGAAAAAGATTCGATTCACTCAACCGAGCTACAAAAATTAAACATGGAAAAGGAGCAACTGAAGAAAGAACTGCAACTTTTAAGCAAAAGAATTGAAATGTTGAAGGAAAATAACGAAAAGacccaaaaagaaaagaaggaattgGAACAAAAGTTGAGAACGACTCAGCAGCGGTTGTTAGTTTTGGAGGTGGACGAAAAGACCATCGATACTATTAAAGCGCTCCAAGAAGAAGTTGAAGAGGGCAAGCAAAAACTTCGTGATTTAAATGAAATGTATGAGGCGATAAGGGTAGAAAGAGACAATCTGCGTTCAGATAAAATAAAGCCGAAGTCGCCGAGAACCTTCACAAAAAGCGAGACAAAACCAAGGGCAGCAAATATTCTGAATACTCCTAAGAGTAATATTCAGCATGCAGCGTCCCCTAAAAAAGAAGTGTTTGACGCACAAACAAGAGCAGTGCCTCTTGAAGATAAACTGAGGGTCGCCAGGGAGCGACTGGAAGGGTTGAAGACCTCTCcacccaaaaacaaaggtaTAGATGAAGTACCCTTGCAAGAAAATGAAGGCTGGAAGGCGTTTTCACCCTGTAGCGCAAGTAATGAACATCGAGAGTCGAACGACACAGATGGCGCATCTGAGGTGATATCAGATGAAAAGGTGATTcaaggaaagtga